AAAATGCCAATGGAAATGCACACGTAGAGACGCGATTAATCGCGTCTAAAAATGAAAATGTGGAAAATGCCAATAGAAATGAACGCGTTGAGACGCGATTAATCGCGTCTGTACATGATGATGAAAAAAAAGGCGGTTTTTCCGGAAATAATAATCCGATGTTTCATGAAAATATATCCCGAATCATTCGTTGGTATAAAGGCAGGTGTAGTTTTGAAATGCGTAAAATTCATGCCGATTTTAATTGGCAATCCCGATTTTACGATCATATTATCCGAGATTCAAGAGCATTCGATACCATTCAAAATTATATAGAAGAGAATCCTTCAAAATGGAAAAAAGATAAATTTCATAATTAAAAATATGAGCCATCAATCCGAAGCTACACTAGAAAACAACTTAATCAAGCAATTGATTGGTTTGAAATATACGTCTGTCAAAATTCAGGATGGAGACGCTTTAGTTTCTAACCTCAAAAGTCAGTTGGAAGTTTTTAATGAAACCACTTTCACTGCTAAGGAGTTTGATGCTGTTTTGAATCATTTGTCCAAAGGCAATGTTTTTGAAAAAGCCAAAACACTCAGGGATCGCTTTCAATTAACAAAGGAAGATGGGACTTCGTTTTATGTTCGGTTTTTTAATGCAGAGGATAACAGCAAGAATTTATATCAAGTTACCAATCAAATATCATTAGAAGGCAGTTACAAGAACCGTTTTGATGTCACACTTTTGGTAAACGGATTGCCATTGGTACAAATAGAATTGAAACGCTCGGGTATCGAAATTAAAGAAGCTTTTAACCAAATCAATCGCTACCAAATGCATTCGTTTTGGAGCAACCACGGTTTGTTTCAATACGTGCAATTGTTTGTCATTAGCAATGGTGTCAATACAAAATATTTGGCCAACAATAAATTACAATCGGTCAAACAAACCTTCTTTTGGGCTGATGCCAATAATAAAAACATCACGGAGTTACCCGAGTTTACAGCTGCTTTCCTAAACCCAAATCAATTGGGTAAAATGATTGCACATTACATCGTGATCAACGAAACACATAAGGTGATGATGGTCTTGCGTCCGTATCAATTTTTTGCTACCGAAGCCATTATTCACCAAGTTAAAAACTCGAATGACAACGCTTACATTTGGCACACCACAGGATCGGGTAAAACCTTAACTTCCTTTAAGGCCAGTCAAATTTTAATGGAATTGCCAGAGGTTTACAAAGTAGTTTTTGTAGTAGATAGAAAAGATTTGGATTACCAAACCATGAATGAGTTCAACGCGTTCAAAAAAGACAGTGTTGATGTTACTGATAATACCCAATCGTTAGTACGGCAATTGACTGATAATACCAAGTTGGTCTTAACTACCATTCAAAAATTAAACAATGCCATTTCGGAACGGTTTTCGGGCAAAATAGAAGGCTTACGCCATAAGAAAATCGTTTTTATTTTTGATGAGTGTCACCGCTCACAATTTGGAGAAACACACGATCGTATTACTAAATTCTTTGAGAAAAGTCAACTTATTGGATTTACAGGAACACCCATTTTTGCCGAAAACGCTTCTAAGAATGATTTAGGAAAGCGAACAACCAAAGATTTGTTTGGTAACTGTTTGCACAAATACGTCATTACAGATGCGATACGGGATCAAAATGTTTTGCGTTTTGGGATTGAATATGTAGGGAAATACAAGAACAAGAGCAATGCTTTTATTGACATAGAAGTAGAGGATATTGACAAGCAAGAAGTTCTGGATTCCGAAAAGAGAATCAACAAAATTGTAGATTACATCATTGCGTATCACGATCAAAAAACGTTCAATAAAGACTATTCGGCACTGTTAGCAGTAAGTAGTATTGATAATGTGATTCAGTATTACGACCTTTTTCAACAAAAGAAAGAAGCTGGAGCACACGATTTGCGCATTGCTACCATTTTCACGTATGGTACCAATGAAGATTCAGAGGAAGCGCAAGATTATTTACCAAGTGACGAAGTTGACTTTGATGTTTTAGCGGAGAAACCAACAACCTATCAATCCAAACACACGCGTGACAAGCTTGAAAAATACATTGGGGATTACAACAAAATGTACAATACCAGTTTTTCGACCAAGGACAGCCAACAGTTTGAGAATTACTTTAAAAACATAAGCCAGCGATTAAAAGATCGAGAAAAAGAAAACTTCAACCACGAGAAAGACCGTTTGGATATCGTGATTGTAGTTAATATGATGCTTACCGGTTTTGATGCTAAAAAAGTAAATACGCTGTATGTAGATAAAAACTTGAAGCAACACGGTTTGATTCAGGCGTATTCCAGAACCAACAGGATTTTGGGAGAACAGAAGTCGCAAGGAAACATTTTGGCTTTTAGAAACCTTAAAAAAGCAACTGATGATGCCATCACTTTGTTTTCGAATAAAGAGGCAATAGAAGTAGTGACCATGCCCGATTATGAGGCCATTGCGGAGAAGTTTGATGAAGCTTTAAAGCTTTTAAGAGAAATTACACCCACATATCAAAGCGTAAATGATTTAAAAAACGAAGAAGAAGATGCTCAATTTGTGCAAGCATTCAGAAAGTTGATGCGAGCAATGAATGTATTGCAATCCTACACTGATTTTGACTGGGAGGATTTAGGTATTGATGAACAAGAATACGAAGACTACAAAGCCAAGTATCTTGACATCTACCAAAAGGTGAAGCAAGATACTGAAAAGCAAAAGACATCGATTCTGGATGACATTGATTTTGAATTAGAATTAATCCACACCGACCAAATCAACGTGGCCTACATCTTGAGATTGTTAGCGCAACTAAAAGGGGAAAAAACACCAACCGCTGCTGCAGCCCAAAAGAAAGCTATTATTGATTTATTGGGAGGAGACATTCAGCTGAGAAGCAAACGAGAATTGATTCAAAAATTCATAGATGAAAATATGCCCAACATCAAAGACGGAGATTCTATTGAAGATGAGTTTGAAAAATACTGGCAAGATCAAAAAGTCTTGGCATTAGGCAAACTATGCGAGGAAGAACATCTTGACAAAGCACAATTCAAATCCTTAATAGATGCCTACATCTACAGCGGTCGAGAACCTATAAAAGACGAGGTTTTTCAATGCTTAGACAATAGACCCAGCATCCTGCAAGCCCGAACTATTGGTGACCGAATTATAGCAAAAATGAAGGAGTTTGTAGAGGTTTTTGTAAAGGGGATGATGGCGTAATTGGTAAACGATAAAATTAAATTAATTACTGCATTTTTGCGGTGTATAAAATAGTTTACAAAGCCAAATCATTTTTACACAAGTGAATTCAAAAGTATATTTTGGTATTTCAACTAACGTGATACATCACATGAAGTGAGTAAATAATGAGATTCCTCTTGCGTTAAAATGAAAAAAACCGAGCTGCTGTGTTCTTAACGAAATTACATTGTCAAGGCTTTATCGACATTTTGTCATAAGTTAGAATCCTTTATTTGTTTTAATGCTGCTATCCAATTTTTTGTATAATTTTACAAAATACCACTCTTAATTAATACTGTAATTGTATCAAAAATGAAATTGTTTTTTCTCTCTGCGATGTTTCTATTTTTAAATAGTGCTTTAGCTCAATCTTCTTTGCCTAATTCAGTTACTGAAAAAAATGACAAAGTGAATGACACGACTTTTGTGAATTTAAAAAGTTATAGTAACGCGTTTGTATTCGACATGAAGTACGCCACTGATGATAATTTTTTAAAAGCGAAGGTGTATGATTGTGCAGAGTGTTTTTTACGATTAAAAACGGTTAAAGCTTTAGTTAAAGCCAATACCAAATTGGCTCAAAAAGGATATAAAATAAAAATTTATGACTGCTACAGACCTTTGGATATCCAAAAAAAAATGTGGGAAATAGTTCCTAATCCTAAGTATGTGGCAAACCCTAAAACGGGTTCTATTCACAATAGGGGTGGAGCGGTAGATATTTCCCTTGTAACCCTTCAAGGAGAAGCAGTGGATATGGGTACTGATTTTGATTTTTTTGGCGAGAAAGCAAGTCATTTATATCAAGATTTACCTAAAAATGTATTGCAAAACCGAAAACTATTAAAATCAGTAATGATTAGTGCTGGTTTTAATTCATTTGATTCAGAATGGTGGCATTACAATTTAAAAGCGGGCTTGAAAAACCCAGTTTCTAATGTAAAATGGGAATGTGAATAATACCTATTCTACACATTTTAAATAATTGATAAAATAGTTTTCTGGATTGTAGGTTTCGTTATTGAGTTCAGAAAGAAATTCTTTTTTAATAACATGATCCTCAGTATCTGTTAGGTATTTTATTCGCATTAAAGTGATAGGGATTGTTTTAAGATCTTCAAAATTTTCTTTGGCAAACATAAAAACTCCTGTATTGACTCTGTTGTCAAATTGTTTGTCATCTCTTAAAATGGTGCCGCAATTTTCTTGATCAACATGAATTAAGGTTACAATTTTACCGTTGTTTAACTGCAGGTAAATTCTAGAATTTTTATCAAAACAATTTGCTCTTATAAAGTCTTTACTTTTTTGAATGGTTTGCACGTTTAAAGTAGGTAAGCCATCAGTCATAGCTAGGGAGAAAAAGATGTAACTTTTATTTGTTCCAAAATTTTTCTCACTAATCATGTATTCTTTTGTTATCTTGTAAGACCCTATAGAATCTGTAATATTCTCACTGTATTCACATGGTTTTTGGCTGAATACAGCAGTATTAATTAGTACAAAAAAGAGTAATGTTACGTATTTCATTTCAATTATATTTTGTCGCAAAGTAAAACAATTTTGTCATTATTTTCATCAATTGTAAAAAAACAATAGGTGTCTCCACCATCTTTAATTTTCCATTTTTTTCTGATTTTTTCTACTGTATCTGGAAAGTTTCGAATTGTTATGTTGGCTTTTTTATTTTCGAGTTGTATTTTCATTTCGTTTTTTGAGTATGGAAATGACTTTCTTATGTGAAACGTTCTCCCTGGAAAAGGAATTTGTTCATTTGATGTGTATAAATGGGAATGTTTATGCAGTTTGTTCACTTTGTAATAAGCACTAACAGCATCAAATCCTCCAGATTTCATTATGGCACTATTTGCTTCGTAAAGGTATTTTTGAGGTTCACTGTAAGTTGCAATTTGGCTATTATCGTTCCAAACAAAATCAAAGTTTTCGATTTCATTTTTGTTTAAGTTGACTGATTTTATCGTGGTAGCTCCGGAGTATTCTTTATGCAATTCCCATAGGAGTTCTTTTACCTCATTTTCTAAAGCAATGATATGAATATTTTTAACGAATTTAAGTTCTGACAGTCCAGCGGTAATATCCAGTAAAGGTGCTGTTTTTATCAAAATTGAATTGGTTTTTTTAAAGTAAAAATCTAAGTTTTCAGGAACATTTGGCAAACAATCCTTTAGCATAAAAACTTTGCCTTTAGCATCATTTCTTCTGGAGGGGTCAATGTATATCCAGTCCCAATTTTTGTTTATGTTTTTAAGCGTTTCATTACTATCTCCAGAGTAGCAGGTTATGGAATTACAATTGAGTTGATTGAAATTGTGTTTTGCTATTTGAGATAATTCGGTATTAATTTCACAATGAGCTACATCTTTAAAGGTTTTTGAGAAATAATAGTCATCAACACCAAAACCGCCTGTGAGATCAATAAGTGATGTTCCATGGATTAGCGATGCTTTGTAGGCTGCCGTTTTTTCTGAAGATGTTTGTTCTACAGAAATTTTACTTGGGTAATACATTAAAGCGGTAGAAAACCAAGTAGGTAATTTATCCTTGGCTTTAGCCTTAGCTTCGATTTGGTTAATAATTTGAATCCAATCAACTGAATCAAACGGATTTTTTTGTAAGGCAAGCTGTGCTATATTTTTATCCAAATTATTGTTTATAAACAATTGGATATCAGAATCTAGTATTTTTGAGTTCAACGTTAAATATCTTTTGTTAACAGCATGATAATTTTATTTTCTGGAAAAAACTCTTTTCCTATGACTTTGATAATCGTGTAAATGGGCACAGCGATTACCATTCCTAAAATTCCAGAAAGGAATCCGGCAATAAGGATAACTAGAAAAATTTCAAGGGGATGTGAGCTTACACTTTTTGAAAAAATTAGCGGTTGTGATACATTGTTATCTATTACTTGTACGATCCAAAAACCTATGAGTACATAAATTGTTACTGGTAGTATTTCTGTTTGAAAATTACTTCCTAAATTGCTTAGCATAGTTAAGATTGCTGCCAAAACAGATGCAATTAAAGGACCAACATACGGAATGATATTAAGCACTGCACACAAGAACGCAATAACAACGGCATTAGGAACACCAAAAATTAATAGAACAATTACGTACAATAAAAAGACAATAAATAGCTGTAATAGTAGCCCTATAAAATATCTTGATAGTAACCCATTTATTTTATCAAATGAATTTAACACTTGTTCTTCATGGCTGATAGGAATTATTTTTTTTACTCCAATGATGAACATCAAACGATCTTTTAAGAAGAAAAAAGTGATGAATAATACCGAACCTAATCCTACTCCAAAACTACTTATGGTATTTAAAATTGAATTAAGAAAATTAGGAATGAAGTTAAAATTTAACTTAGAAGTGATATTTGATTCCTTTAGTAATTTAGCAGAGTCGATATTATGATCGTTTAAAAAAATACTAATTTGATCAATTAAAAGAATAATATCTTTTTCAATTTGGGCAGTATTTAATAATGAAAGGTTTGCGCCTTGAGAAACAATCAAAGGAATAAACATCATAATTAAGCCTGATAAAATTCCAATAAATAAAAGTAAAGTTAGTATTGTAGCAACAAGATGATTGAACTTTAGTTTATGTTTTAAAAAATTTAAAATAGGATTGCCAATCAGGGTTAATATCAAGGAAATAATGATATATATTATTATGGACTGAATTTGGTAAACAAAAAAGAGTAGTAAACCACAGCAGATTACAGTAAATAGGGCTCTTAAAATACCGTTTGAAATAATTTTTGAGGTAATCATAATTTATATTTAAATTGTAAATATAAAAAAACTCGCTAACAAGTAGCGAGTTTTAAATATTAATTAGGGCTGGAATTATATTCCGAAGCTTCTTCTTGCTCCGCCAGAAACGAATAAAGCAGCCATTCTAGCTTTTTGTCCATTACTAAACATGAACATTCCTCTATCATCAGTGTAGTCCATGTAGTTCATGTACATTTCTAAAGGAGTACCTGTACAAGTACTTCTGTGTCCTGCTGCAGGAACACCATAATTAGGCTCATTGTGAGTAGGTGTGTCAGAAACTAAGTCGCTTCCACATGTTGCATCTCCCCAAATGTGACGTAAGTTCAACCAGTGTCCTACTTCATGAGTAGCAGTTCTTCCTAAGTTAAAAGGAGCAGTTACTGTTCCAGTAGATCCAAATGCATTGTTATCCATAACAACACCATCAGTTGCTGAAGCACCTCCAGGAAATTGAGCATAACCTAATACTCCACCACTTAAATTACATGACCACATGTTTAAAACAGTAGTAGGCGTTGTAGGTGCTATTCCAGTTGATGCTCTTTTCATAGCATCATTTGTAGTAAAAGATGTTGCTGTTGTAGCTTTTCTAACTACGTTTTGTAATACAAATGAAATTCCAACATTAGCTTTAACTCCAGCAAAGGCTGTTGGAACTTGATTAAAGTCAGAATTCAAAGCGTTGAAATCTCTGTTTAACACATCAATTTGAGATTGAATTTGCGCTAATGAAATGTTTTCTGCTGCTGTTCTATAAACTACGTTTACAACAACTGGAATTTCTATTTTACCATTCACTAATCTTCCGTTAGTCATGGCGTTTTTAGTAAATTCTTCAATTTTGTTCATTCTTAGTGCAAGACTAGGATCTGCTTTCATTTGAGCAGCTAAAACTTCTTGAGAAGCACAACCTCTTCTAAGAGTTGCTGAAGCTTCAGGAGCGTTAGTTTCTGTGGTGTCATTTTGACAAGAAAAAAGCATCATAAATGCTAAAGCAGGTAACATAATTTTTTTCATAATACGTTTGTTAAATATTGATAGTTTTGGTTAATTATTTAACAATTTTATAACATTATTTTGTAAAAAAAAAAATATTTCAAAAAAATATTTCAAAAAAAATCTTAATCCTTTGTTTTACAAGGGTTCGTATATTTTAATTTTTTTTTTAAATCATGAATTTTCTGATATAGCAGCCTTTGAAAAATGCGAAAAATCAATGTCAATCTAAGAATACCAAAGTAATTTAGGAAGTAAAATATCATATTGTTTGAATATTCATTAATTTAATAAGAAATATCTAATTCTGTTATTTAGAAAGTATGGAATTAGGGGAGCTTTTTTACACAAAAAAGTTCTTGTTGTCTTATAGACTGTGCAGCAAGTATATAAAGGAGTGTTTTTTATTTATAGATACACAATAGGCATCTAAATTAAGATAGATACTTAAATTAGATGCCTATTATGAATTCCATGTATTTTTACCCTAATTAATAAAAATAGGATTAATTGTTAAAAATATAATTAATGATATTTGCACCCATTTTTAGTGCTTTATCACGTACTTCTTTAGGGTCATTGTTTACTTCTGGGTCTTCCCAACCGTCACCTAAGTCACTTTCGTAGGTGTAGAGTAAAACTAGTTTGTTTT
This portion of the Flavobacterium sp. CECT 9288 genome encodes:
- a CDS encoding zinc metalloprotease, with protein sequence MKKIMLPALAFMMLFSCQNDTTETNAPEASATLRRGCASQEVLAAQMKADPSLALRMNKIEEFTKNAMTNGRLVNGKIEIPVVVNVVYRTAAENISLAQIQSQIDVLNRDFNALNSDFNQVPTAFAGVKANVGISFVLQNVVRKATTATSFTTNDAMKRASTGIAPTTPTTVLNMWSCNLSGGVLGYAQFPGGASATDGVVMDNNAFGSTGTVTAPFNLGRTATHEVGHWLNLRHIWGDATCGSDLVSDTPTHNEPNYGVPAAGHRSTCTGTPLEMYMNYMDYTDDRGMFMFSNGQKARMAALFVSGGARRSFGI
- the ddpX gene encoding D-alanyl-D-alanine dipeptidase yields the protein MKLFFLSAMFLFLNSALAQSSLPNSVTEKNDKVNDTTFVNLKSYSNAFVFDMKYATDDNFLKAKVYDCAECFLRLKTVKALVKANTKLAQKGYKIKIYDCYRPLDIQKKMWEIVPNPKYVANPKTGSIHNRGGAVDISLVTLQGEAVDMGTDFDFFGEKASHLYQDLPKNVLQNRKLLKSVMISAGFNSFDSEWWHYNLKAGLKNPVSNVKWECE
- a CDS encoding AI-2E family transporter yields the protein MITSKIISNGILRALFTVICCGLLLFFVYQIQSIIIYIIISLILTLIGNPILNFLKHKLKFNHLVATILTLLLFIGILSGLIMMFIPLIVSQGANLSLLNTAQIEKDIILLIDQISIFLNDHNIDSAKLLKESNITSKLNFNFIPNFLNSILNTISSFGVGLGSVLFITFFFLKDRLMFIIGVKKIIPISHEEQVLNSFDKINGLLSRYFIGLLLQLFIVFLLYVIVLLIFGVPNAVVIAFLCAVLNIIPYVGPLIASVLAAILTMLSNLGSNFQTEILPVTIYVLIGFWIVQVIDNNVSQPLIFSKSVSSHPLEIFLVILIAGFLSGILGMVIAVPIYTIIKVIGKEFFPENKIIMLLTKDI
- a CDS encoding class I SAM-dependent methyltransferase gives rise to the protein MNSKILDSDIQLFINNNLDKNIAQLALQKNPFDSVDWIQIINQIEAKAKAKDKLPTWFSTALMYYPSKISVEQTSSEKTAAYKASLIHGTSLIDLTGGFGVDDYYFSKTFKDVAHCEINTELSQIAKHNFNQLNCNSITCYSGDSNETLKNINKNWDWIYIDPSRRNDAKGKVFMLKDCLPNVPENLDFYFKKTNSILIKTAPLLDITAGLSELKFVKNIHIIALENEVKELLWELHKEYSGATTIKSVNLNKNEIENFDFVWNDNSQIATYSEPQKYLYEANSAIMKSGGFDAVSAYYKVNKLHKHSHLYTSNEQIPFPGRTFHIRKSFPYSKNEMKIQLENKKANITIRNFPDTVEKIRKKWKIKDGGDTYCFFTIDENNDKIVLLCDKI
- a CDS encoding type I restriction endonuclease subunit R, producing MSHQSEATLENNLIKQLIGLKYTSVKIQDGDALVSNLKSQLEVFNETTFTAKEFDAVLNHLSKGNVFEKAKTLRDRFQLTKEDGTSFYVRFFNAEDNSKNLYQVTNQISLEGSYKNRFDVTLLVNGLPLVQIELKRSGIEIKEAFNQINRYQMHSFWSNHGLFQYVQLFVISNGVNTKYLANNKLQSVKQTFFWADANNKNITELPEFTAAFLNPNQLGKMIAHYIVINETHKVMMVLRPYQFFATEAIIHQVKNSNDNAYIWHTTGSGKTLTSFKASQILMELPEVYKVVFVVDRKDLDYQTMNEFNAFKKDSVDVTDNTQSLVRQLTDNTKLVLTTIQKLNNAISERFSGKIEGLRHKKIVFIFDECHRSQFGETHDRITKFFEKSQLIGFTGTPIFAENASKNDLGKRTTKDLFGNCLHKYVITDAIRDQNVLRFGIEYVGKYKNKSNAFIDIEVEDIDKQEVLDSEKRINKIVDYIIAYHDQKTFNKDYSALLAVSSIDNVIQYYDLFQQKKEAGAHDLRIATIFTYGTNEDSEEAQDYLPSDEVDFDVLAEKPTTYQSKHTRDKLEKYIGDYNKMYNTSFSTKDSQQFENYFKNISQRLKDREKENFNHEKDRLDIVIVVNMMLTGFDAKKVNTLYVDKNLKQHGLIQAYSRTNRILGEQKSQGNILAFRNLKKATDDAITLFSNKEAIEVVTMPDYEAIAEKFDEALKLLREITPTYQSVNDLKNEEEDAQFVQAFRKLMRAMNVLQSYTDFDWEDLGIDEQEYEDYKAKYLDIYQKVKQDTEKQKTSILDDIDFELELIHTDQINVAYILRLLAQLKGEKTPTAAAAQKKAIIDLLGGDIQLRSKRELIQKFIDENMPNIKDGDSIEDEFEKYWQDQKVLALGKLCEEEHLDKAQFKSLIDAYIYSGREPIKDEVFQCLDNRPSILQARTIGDRIIAKMKEFVEVFVKGMMA